From a region of the Helianthus annuus cultivar XRQ/B chromosome 5, HanXRQr2.0-SUNRISE, whole genome shotgun sequence genome:
- the LOC110940909 gene encoding E3 ubiquitin-protein ligase CIP8-like: MAGNSPPQPPPAPPPPPPATVSNTPDPTGYWCYQCEKRVPVETVPNNPNVVCFECKNGFVESISVSVSNEETPAFGNEFVQVLQLIAQAAREDDEPPPPPPDSDRTADGWGDNDYLRIELDGWDNGNYIVTDEEDQEFRDQVRSRWYYDEEDDDDDIITNERIENRNVEQIDNQIENRIEEQIEDQIENRIDELNENGDDDVRRERRGVLRLRYLNDEHNEHDDDDDVIRDSRDVLRIRHLNDEHNEHDDVDDVRRERRDVLRLRLRQVASRAASRHNRILDWAEMLMGLEDQSIEFRLQVNDNDDDDSNDDAYVGNPGDYVDAAGYEALLQTLADSDIIGRRGAPPAAKSAVENLHTVEVNSSNCNEICAVCKDNVVNNEGKVVKQLECGHMYHGECIVPWLGSRNSCPVCRFELPTDDPEYEEDRKRRLVTMAAAAAVGDHDGCSSNSGGVG; encoded by the coding sequence ATGGCCGGAAACTCACCACCACAACCGCCAccggcaccaccaccaccaccaccggcgacTGTATCCAATACTCCAGATCCTACCGGATACTGGTGTTACCAATGCGAAAAACGAGTACCTGTAGAAACCGTACCGAACAACCCTAACGTCGTCTGTTTCGAGTGCAAAAACGGATTCGTTGAATCGATCTCAGTTTCAGTTAGCAATGAAGAGACTCCGGCGTTCGGTAACGAGTTCGTTCAAGTTCTCCAGCTGATTGCTCAGGCGGCCCGTGAAGACGACGAGCCGCCTCCACCTCCGCCTGATTCCGATCGTACGGCAGACGGTTGGGGTGATAACGATTATCTCCGTATCGAGCTCGACGGTTGGGATAACGGTAACTATATCGTCACCGATGAAGAAGATCAGGAGTTTCGAGATCAAGTTAGGTCACGCTGGTACtacgatgaagaagatgatgatgatgacatcataACAAACGAACGGATCGAGAATCGAAACGTAGAACAGATCGATAATCAGATCGAGAATCGGATCGAAGAACAGATTGAAGATCAGATCGAGAATCGGATCGATGAACTTAACGAAAACGGAGATGATGACGTCAGAAGAGAACGGCGTGGCGTACTCCGTTTACGGTACCTGAACGATGAGCATAACGAacacgatgatgatgatgacgtcATAAGAGATAGCCGTGACGTACTCCGTATCCGGCACTTGAACGATGAGCATAACGAACACGATGATGTTGATGACGTCAGAAGAGAACGGCGTGACGTACTCCGATTACGGCTCCGTCAAGTGGCGAGCCGAGCCGCGAGCCGGCATAATCGGATTCTCGATTGGGCGGAGATGCTAATGGGACTAGAAGATCAATCAATCGAGTTTAGGTTACAAGTTAACGATAACGATGATGACGATAGCAACGATGATGCTTACGTCGGCAATCCTGGAGATTATGTAGATGCAGCTGGATATGAAGCGTTACTGCAAACCCTAGCTGACAGCGATATCATCGGGAGGAGAGGTGCACCGCCTGCAGCGAAATCAGCGGTTGAGAATTTACACACCGTTGAGGTGAATAGTTCAAATTGTAATGAAATATGTGCTGTGTGTAAAGATAATGTGGTGAACAATGAGGGGAAGGTTGTTAAGCAGTTGGAATGTGGGCATATGTATCATGGTGAGTGTATAGTTCCGTGGTTAGGTTCGAGGAATTCGTGTCCGGTTTGTAGGTTTGAGTTGCCTACTGATGATCCGGAGTATGAGGAAGATAGAAAGAGGAGATTGGTAACAATGGCTGCAGCTGCTGCAGTAGGTGATCATGATGGTTGTTCGTCAAATTCGGGTGGTGTTGGGTAA